The genome window CCAGCCAAAACCCGTGCGCGGCAACCGCCTGGCCATCCTGACCAACGGCACCAGCGCGGGCATCATGGCCGCGGACCGGCTCCTGGCCGGGGGCGGCCTCCTGGCCGAACTTTCCGAGGAGACCCGCGCCGCGCTCTTCGACCTCACGGGCGGCAAGATCTCCGGCACCAACCCCGTGGACATCCCGTTCAATGCGGACGGGGCCATGTATTGCGAGGCCCTCAAGCTACTCATCAAGGACAAGGACGTGGACGGCGTGCTGGTCATGCACGTGCCCTGGGCCCAGCAGCCCGAAGAGCAAATTGCCGGGGCGGTCGCCGCATCCCTGAAGCGGGTCAAGCGGCTGGTGCTCACGGCCTGGCTCGGCTCCGGGGCCGCGGAAAAGGCCCGGGCCGTGTTTGCCGAGGCGGGCATCCCCAGCTACGAATCCCCGGGGCAGGCCGTGCGGGCATTCCTGAACATGGCCGAATACAAGCGCAACCAGGAGCTGCTCATCGAGACGCCGGATTCTCTGCCCACGGACTTTTTCCCGGACACCACCACCGCGCGCAACATGGTGCAAAAGGCCCTGGACGAAGGGCGCGAGGACCTCTCCGAACCCGAGGCCAAGGCCGTGCTGGCCGCCTACGGCATCCCGGTGGTGGAAACACGGCTGGCGGTTTCCGCCAAGGAGGCCTGTATTGCCGCGGACGAGCTGGGCTACCCCGTGGCCCTCAAGATCCGCTCCCCGCAGATCGACCAGCCCTTTGACGTGGGTGGCGTGCTCCTGGACCTGGAAACCCCGGAGCAGGTCTGGGAAGGCGCGGCCACCATGCTGGCCCGCGTGAACCGCGAGCGTCCCGACGCCTATATCGAGGGGTTCGTGCTCCAGAAGATGGGCCGCAGGCCGGGCGCGCACGAGCTGTTCGTGGCCGCCGAGGTGGACCCGATCTTCGGCCCGGTGCTGCACTTCGGCCACGGCGGCATGGCCCGGGAAATGATCAAGGACGACGCCATCGCCATGCCCCCGCTGTCCATGAGCCTTGCCAGGGAAATGGTCTCCCGCACGCGCATCTCGGAACTGCTCAAGGGCACGCCCACCCAGCTTCCGGCGGACATCGACGACATCTGCCTGACCCTGATCCAGATTTCCCAGCTCCTGGTGGACGTGCCCCAGGTCACGGGCCTGGACATCAACCCGCTCTATGCGGACAGCGAAGGGGTGCTGGCCCTGGGCGGCAAGGTCAAGGTGGCCCCCTACGACAAGGACGGGCAGTCCCGTCTGGCCATCCGCCCCTATCCGCGCGAGCTGGAGGAATGCGTGGTCACCAAGGGCGGCATGAAGGTCACGGTGCGGCCCATCCGGCCCGAGGACGAGGACACCCACCGCGAATTCCTGGCCAAGCTTTCGGACGAGGACCTGCGCATGCGCTTCTTCGGGGTGGTGCGCCGCGACTTCGACCACAAGGACCTGGCCCGGTTCACGCAGATCGACTACGACCGGGAAATGGCCTTCATCGCCCAGACCGTCAACGACCTGGGCCAGGTGGAGACCCTGGGCGTCATGCGCACCAACACCAGGCCGGACAATTCCGAGGCCGAGTTCGCCATTGTGGTGCGCTCGGACCAGAAGGGGCACGGCTTGGGCAGCATCCTCTTCCATCGGGGCGTCGAATACACACGCGAACGGGGCACCCGGCGCATCACCGGAGAAACCATGGCCGAGAACAAGGCCATGCAGGGCCTGGCCGCGAAATTCGGCTTCAAGAACCATCCCTCGGAACACGATCCCGACCTGGTGGACATGGTCCTGGATTTCGAAAACGCGATGCCGGAAGCAGAGGACTGACGCCCATGCCCCTTGCTGTTCATCACCACACGGCCCTGCAGCTACGCGGCGGCGCGGTGCGCGTGGCCGAGCTCCTGCACCGGGAACTGGACAAGGCGGGCCATGCCTGCACCCGTTCCTTCGAGCTGGCGGAAACCGGCGGAGGCCGCGAAACCCCGCCTCAGGAAGTGGGAGCCGCCGTTCCCAAGGGGACGCTCCTGCACCTGCACTCCACCGGGGACTGGGTCCGGCTGCTCTCCGGCCTGAAACAGACCCCGCTCCTGACCCTGCACGACTGCGACCTGTTCACGGGGGGCTGCCCCTATCCCTTGGACTGCGGCCATTTTTTCAACGACTGTCTGGAGCCCTGCCCCAGAAATTTCCCGGAATGCTTCGGCTACCGCGAGGCCAAGCGCATCCTGGTGGACCAGACCCGGCCCGTGTTCGTGTCGCCGTCCGGATGGCTGGCGCGGCTGGCGCGCGAGGCTCTGCCCGGGCACAAGGTCCGGGTGATCCCCAACGGCGTGCCCTGGCCCGATGCGCCGCCGGACCGGGAAGGGGCCCGCAAGACGCTGGGCATCCACCCCGCAGCCAGGGTGGCCCTGTTCGTGGCCCATGGCGGGGCCATGGCCGCCTACAAGTCCGGCGACAGGTGGCAGGGGCTCTGGGACGAACTCAAGGTCCGCGTCCCCAACCTGCTGGGATTCGCCGTGGGCGGGGACAAGGCCGGGCAGGAAAACGATTTGCACACCTGGCCCTACCTGGACCGCGAACGCATGCTCCTGCTCATGGCCGCCGCCGACGCGCTGCTCTATCCGTCCCTGGCCGACAACCACCCCCTGGTGGTGCTGGAGGCCATGAGCCGGGCCCTGCCCGTGGTGGCCTTTGCCGCCGGGGGCATCCCGGAACAGGTGACGCCCGGCGAGACCGGGGTGCTGGTGAAGGAACGGGACTACAGCGCATTTGTGGAGACGGCCGCCTCCCTGCTGGGCCGGGCCCGGCTCATGCGGGACATGGGCATGAACGCCCATGCCACGGGCGCGCAGCGGTTTTCCGTGGAGCGCATGGCCGCAGCGTACGAAAAGGAATATGAGGCGCTGGCGGCCATGAACCAGAGACCTCTGAACAAGGAAATGCACTGACCATGAGCGAGCTGCCCGAGAACCTGTGCGGCCGGAAGATCGTCTGGAGCGGCAACCACTATTTCCGCCCGGCCGCCGAAAAACTGGGACTGGACATCACCTATGTGGACCAGCGCGAAACCTGGGACTGGCAGCGGGTGGTGGACGAGGCCGGGTTCGAGCCCGAGCTGTTCCTCTACGGCGACCGCAGCATCGAGGCCCCGCTCCTGGGCATCGAACGCTTTCCCTGCCCCACGGTATTCCTGTGCGTGGATAGCCACATCCACAGCTGGTACCCCCTGTATGCGCAGGCCTTCGACTTCTGCTCGGTGAGCCTCAAGGACCACATGCCCGACTTTCGCGGCAAACGGCTGACCCGCGACCGGGTGCTCTGGCTGCCGCCCTTTGCGCGCATGGCCGACCGACCCGTGGAAACAGAAAAGCAATACGACCTGCTCTTCGTGGGCAATGTGGGAAAGGACATCTTCCCGGTCCGGACCGAATTCCTGGAGGAGGTGGGCAACAAGTTCCCGGGCCTGGCCGTGAAGCAGGGACCGTATCGGGAGCTGTTTCCCAAGGGCAGGCTGCTGCTGAACATCGCCGAGCGCGGCGACCTCAACTACCGGGTCTTCGAGGCCCTGGGCTGCGGCGGCTGCCTGATCACCCCGGACATCGGGCACGGCCAGGACGAACTGTTCACGGACGGCGAGGACCTCTTCCTGTACCCGCCGGGCGACGCGGACGCGCTGGTGGAGCTGGTACAGCGGCTGCTGCCGCGGGAAGACCTGTGCCGCACGGTGGCCGGAAACGGATTCGCCAAGGTGGACCGGGCGCACCGGGAATGCCACCGGGCGCGGGAGCTCGCGGACTGGCTGGGCAGCGCCGACCTGGAGGGCGCGGTCAGGGAACGGCTGGCGCAGGCCGGGGCCATCCACGACAGTTTCCTGCGGCTGCTCTACCTGCACTGGGCCGAGGCTTCGGGCCCGGCCCTCAAGGCCCGCTATTTGCGCGCCGCGCGCGGCCGCGCCTAGGGCGGCGTTCCCTCTCACGCCAACAAAAACAGGCCACCCGCGCGCGACACACGGATGGCCTGTTTCTTTTCGATTTTGTCCATCCCGCCCTGAAGGACGCGGGATTTGATTGCAACCGCCTGAGCGCTAGGCGCGCTTCAATCCGGTTTCCCCCTGGCGATAGCGCAGCCCGCATTCCGGGCAGGCCAGGTTCTCGTCGAGCTTGTTGCCGCATTCGCAGACCCATCCGGCCTGGAACGCAGGGTTGCCCATGACCATGGCGTGGTCGGGCACGTCCTTGGTGACCACGGCCCCGGCCCCCACAAAGGCGTAGCGGCCGATGGTGTTGCCGCAGACCACCGTGCAGTTGGCCCCCAGGGTGGCCCCTTTCCGGACCAGGGTCTCCCGGATCTCGTGCATGCGCACGATGTGCGCACGGGGATTGAAGACGTTGGTGAAGACCATGCTCGGTCCGCAGAAGACGTCGTCCTCCAGGATCACGCCCTTGTAGACCGAGACGTTGTTCTGGATCTTGCAGCGGTTGCCCACGGACGCGTCCGGCCCGATGACCACGTTCTGGCCCACCTTGCAATCCTCGCCCATGACCGTGCCGTTCATGACATGGGAAAAATGCCAGATCTTCGTGCCTTTTCCGACAGATGCCCCCGGATCGACCACGGCCGTCTCATGGGCGAAAAACAGCCTGTCCGCCTGCTCCCCGGGCACTGCGGAGCCTTCGGCCACCGGCTGCTCGCACCCGCCCCGGTCCAGGGATTCCTGGCCGCGCTTGAGCACCTTGAGCACGCGCAGGCCTTCCTCGCCGTCCGTCACCGGGGTGCGCCCCTCGGCCATGCACTCCAGGAAATGGGCGCATTCGTTCTTGAGCGGCTCGGACTGGGGAATCTCCACCCGCTCGGCCTCGGCCTTGTCCGGCACGGGCAGGTTGCCCTCCCACCGGATCTGGTGCGGATAAAGCAGGAGCTTGTCCTCCCAGGACAGGGTGTCGTCGAACACGGCCATCTTCCTGTCACCCACCACCACGAACTTCTGCTCCTTGAAGGGATGCAGCCAGGAGACGAAGATGTGGGCCTTGAGCCCGGAGGCAAAATTCATATGGGTCACGGTGACGTCCGCGATCTTCTCGTGCAGGTAGTTCCCGCCCGTGGTGGACACGCTTTCGGGCATGTCCTCGGCCAGGGAAAGCAGCATGGAGATGTCGTGGGGCGCAAAGGACCAGAAAATGTTTTCCTCGCGCCTGATCTTGCCCAGGTTGAGCCGGTGGGAATAGATGTAGTGGATGCGCCCCAGCTCGCCGTCGTGCACCATACGCTTCAGGCGCCTGAACACCGGGTGGTACTGGAGCAGGTGGCCGACCATGAGCGTGAGGCCGCGCTCCCGCGCCAGCCCGATCAGTTCCTCGGCCTCGGTCTCGTCCAGGGTCAGGGGCTTTTCCACGAAAACGTGTTTGCCCGCCAGCAGGCATTCCCTGGCAATGGAATAATGGGTCTCGGCCGGAGTCGAAATGGCGACGCCGTCGACGTCGTCGCTGTTCAGCACATGGCTCAAGGCCAGGGTCGTTTCCACGTCGGGATACTGCTCCCGAAACCGCGCCAGGGAGGTTTCATCCTTGTCGCAGATGAGCTTGAGCGCGCCCAGGCATGGAAGTTGCGGACAAGATTCTTGCCCCAGTAACCGGATCCTATAACGCAAATGGATGGGGTTCCTTTCATGGAATCTCCTGCATATTGAAGTCAACAAGAACGGACGCCCCGACAAGGGCCCGCTCAGGGCATGAGGCCATATCCGATTTCTCGGCAGGCTGTGTAAAAAATTGCGGCTTATCCGACAAGC of Salidesulfovibrio onnuriiensis contains these proteins:
- a CDS encoding bifunctional acetate--CoA ligase family protein/GNAT family N-acetyltransferase — protein: MSVVNLEYLFSPKSVAVIGATNDPSNPGNIVMRNIMAGGFAGPVMPVSAEAEAISGVLTFPSVKSLPKSPDLAVVASELPEVPEVIDSLKKKGTRAAVLVGPGFTGLDADEAEDIRSTILSIASPPDLRILGPKCLGFMVPSLNLNASLAHAQAKPGKVAFISQSDSLFATVLDWARDKGIGFSHLVSLGKRIDVTFADIIDYLGTDPMTRSIMIYLETVTDAREFMSAARAASRNKPVLILRPGQALDTVIPGLGCREVGGKRLCDEIYDVAFRRAGMLRVDSIEGLFDAAQTLSQPKPVRGNRLAILTNGTSAGIMAADRLLAGGGLLAELSEETRAALFDLTGGKISGTNPVDIPFNADGAMYCEALKLLIKDKDVDGVLVMHVPWAQQPEEQIAGAVAASLKRVKRLVLTAWLGSGAAEKARAVFAEAGIPSYESPGQAVRAFLNMAEYKRNQELLIETPDSLPTDFFPDTTTARNMVQKALDEGREDLSEPEAKAVLAAYGIPVVETRLAVSAKEACIAADELGYPVALKIRSPQIDQPFDVGGVLLDLETPEQVWEGAATMLARVNRERPDAYIEGFVLQKMGRRPGAHELFVAAEVDPIFGPVLHFGHGGMAREMIKDDAIAMPPLSMSLAREMVSRTRISELLKGTPTQLPADIDDICLTLIQISQLLVDVPQVTGLDINPLYADSEGVLALGGKVKVAPYDKDGQSRLAIRPYPRELEECVVTKGGMKVTVRPIRPEDEDTHREFLAKLSDEDLRMRFFGVVRRDFDHKDLARFTQIDYDREMAFIAQTVNDLGQVETLGVMRTNTRPDNSEAEFAIVVRSDQKGHGLGSILFHRGVEYTRERGTRRITGETMAENKAMQGLAAKFGFKNHPSEHDPDLVDMVLDFENAMPEAED
- a CDS encoding Gfo/Idh/MocA family oxidoreductase, encoding MRYRIRLLGQESCPQLPCLGALKLICDKDETSLARFREQYPDVETTLALSHVLNSDDVDGVAISTPAETHYSIARECLLAGKHVFVEKPLTLDETEAEELIGLARERGLTLMVGHLLQYHPVFRRLKRMVHDGELGRIHYIYSHRLNLGKIRREENIFWSFAPHDISMLLSLAEDMPESVSTTGGNYLHEKIADVTVTHMNFASGLKAHIFVSWLHPFKEQKFVVVGDRKMAVFDDTLSWEDKLLLYPHQIRWEGNLPVPDKAEAERVEIPQSEPLKNECAHFLECMAEGRTPVTDGEEGLRVLKVLKRGQESLDRGGCEQPVAEGSAVPGEQADRLFFAHETAVVDPGASVGKGTKIWHFSHVMNGTVMGEDCKVGQNVVIGPDASVGNRCKIQNNVSVYKGVILEDDVFCGPSMVFTNVFNPRAHIVRMHEIRETLVRKGATLGANCTVVCGNTIGRYAFVGAGAVVTKDVPDHAMVMGNPAFQAGWVCECGNKLDENLACPECGLRYRQGETGLKRA
- a CDS encoding glycosyltransferase, translated to MPLAVHHHTALQLRGGAVRVAELLHRELDKAGHACTRSFELAETGGGRETPPQEVGAAVPKGTLLHLHSTGDWVRLLSGLKQTPLLTLHDCDLFTGGCPYPLDCGHFFNDCLEPCPRNFPECFGYREAKRILVDQTRPVFVSPSGWLARLAREALPGHKVRVIPNGVPWPDAPPDREGARKTLGIHPAARVALFVAHGGAMAAYKSGDRWQGLWDELKVRVPNLLGFAVGGDKAGQENDLHTWPYLDRERMLLLMAAADALLYPSLADNHPLVVLEAMSRALPVVAFAAGGIPEQVTPGETGVLVKERDYSAFVETAASLLGRARLMRDMGMNAHATGAQRFSVERMAAAYEKEYEALAAMNQRPLNKEMH
- a CDS encoding glycosyltransferase, giving the protein MSELPENLCGRKIVWSGNHYFRPAAEKLGLDITYVDQRETWDWQRVVDEAGFEPELFLYGDRSIEAPLLGIERFPCPTVFLCVDSHIHSWYPLYAQAFDFCSVSLKDHMPDFRGKRLTRDRVLWLPPFARMADRPVETEKQYDLLFVGNVGKDIFPVRTEFLEEVGNKFPGLAVKQGPYRELFPKGRLLLNIAERGDLNYRVFEALGCGGCLITPDIGHGQDELFTDGEDLFLYPPGDADALVELVQRLLPREDLCRTVAGNGFAKVDRAHRECHRARELADWLGSADLEGAVRERLAQAGAIHDSFLRLLYLHWAEASGPALKARYLRAARGRA